One region of Brassica napus cultivar Da-Ae chromosome A10, Da-Ae, whole genome shotgun sequence genomic DNA includes:
- the LOC106430563 gene encoding bidirectional sugar transporter SWEET3-like — MGDKLRLSVGILRNRASLLLYTAPVLTFSRVFKKKSTEEFSCLPYVMTLFNCLIYTWYGLPIVSHCWENFSLVSINGVGIVLESIFSFVYFCYASPKEKIKVGVIFVRVIVVFGLTTAISAVVFEDHRHRKSFVGSVGLVASISMYGSPLIVMKKVIETKSAEYMPFHLSFFSFLASSIWLAYGLLSHDLFLALPNMVGTPLGILQLIIYFKYKNKKEAPITTTVVGKSNGTMRRTRVNLSL; from the exons ATGGGTGATAAACTTAGACTATCGGTCGgaattttga GAAACAGAGCTTCCTTGCTGCTCTATACAGCTCCAGT ATTAACATTTTCAAGGGTGTTTAAGAAGAAAAGCACAGAAGAATTCTCATGTCTTCCTTACGTTATGACACTCTTCAACTGTTTGATTTACACTTGGTACGGTTTACCGATTGTGAGCCATTGTTGGGAGAATTTTTCTCTTGTGAGCATTAATGGAGTTGGCATCGTTCTCGAATCAATCTTCAGCTTCGTATATTTCTGCTACGCGTCGCCCAAAGAAAAG ATTAAGGTTGGTGTTATATTTGTTCGGGTGATCGTTGTGTTTGGGTTAACAACGGCAATCTCAGCCGTGGTGTTTGAAGACCACCGTCACCGAAAATCATTCGTCGGAAGTGTTGGCCTCGTGGCTTCTATCTCCATGTATGGTTCTCCTCTCATCGTTATG AAAAAAGTGATAGAGACAAAAAGTGCGGAATACATGCCTTTTCACTTgtcattcttttcatttttggCTAGCTCCATTTGGTTGGCATATGGTTTACTTAGCCATGATCTCTTTCTTGCG TTGCCTAATATGGTGGGGACTCCATTGGGGATTCTCCAACTTATCATCTACTTTAAGTACAAGAACAAAAAGGAAGCGCCAATTACAACAACGGTGGTGGGCAAATCAAATGGGACCATGAGAAGAACAAGAGTAAACTTGAGCTTGTAG